The Streptomyces sp. NBC_01363 region GACGCCCCGCAGCCGACCCTCGCCCAGCTCGACGGGCTCCTCGCCAATGTGCGCGAGGCGGGCCTGGAGACGGAGAAGACGATCACCGGTGCGGTGCGTGAGCTGCCGCAGGGGGTCGAGCTGTCCGCGTACCGGATCATCCAGGAAGCCCTCAGCAACACGCTGCGGCACGCACCGGGCGCATCCGCCAAGGTGGAGATCGGCTATGTGCTGGGCGGGCTCGGTCTGCGGGTCGTCAACGGGCCGCCCACCGGTCCGGTGAAGCCCTCGCCGGGGGCCGGTCACGGGATCACGGGGATGCGGGAGCGGGTCGCGATGCTGAACGGCGACATGACGGCCGAGGCGACGGGCGAGGGCGGTTACGAGATCGCCGCGTTCATCCCCGTGCAGGCCGATCCCGAGTCCCAGGAGCAGGACGGGACGCGCGGGGCCGGGCCGGTCGGGTTCGGGAAGACGGAGCGGGCGGAACAGGCGGACCGAGCATGAGCACCCCCACCACCCCGCCCATCCGGGTGCTGATCGTGGACGACCAGATGATGGTCCGCGAGGGCTTCTCGGTGCTGCTCAACGCCATGCCGGGGATCGAGGTCGTCGGCGAGGCGGTCGACGGACGGCAGGCCATCGCGCAGGTCGCGGCCCTGCGCCCCGATGTGGTCCTGATGGACATCCGGATGCCGGAACTCAACGGCATCGAGGCCACGCGCGAGATCGTCGCCGCCGACGCGGACGCCAAGGTGCTGGTGCTGACCACCTTCGACCTCGACGAGTACGTCTACCAGGCGCTGCGCGCCGGGGCGTCGGGCTTCCTCCTCAAGGACGCCTCCGCGCGCCAGCTCGCGGACGGGGTACGGGTGGTGGCCGCCGGTGAGGCGCTGCTCGCCCCGACCGTCACCAAGCGGCTGATCAACGAGTTCTCGAAGCTCGCGGAGTCCCCGCGCTCGCCCGCCCTCGCCCGGATCGGCGACCTCACCGAGCGCGAGACGGAGGTGCTCGTCCTCATCGCGCAGGGCCGGTCCAACGCCGAGATCGCCTCGCATCTGGTGGTCGCGGAGTCCACCATCAAGACGCATGTGAGCCGCATCCTGGTGAAGCTGGGGCTGCGGGACCGCACCCAGGCGGCCGTCTTCGCGTACGAGGCCCGGCTGGTCACACCGTCCTGAGGTGCCGGGGGCATGGGTTGCGCGCGGAAGCGTGCGGTTGCGCGTGGAAGCGTGCGGGCTGGGTGGTCGGCGGCGGTGGGGTGCGGTTAGCGTCCGCCTATGCACCCGTCTCCCCGTTCCGCGGCCGATGCCCCCTTCGACCCCTGGTCCCCGGCCTTCGTCGCCGACCCGTACCCCGCCTACGCCGCGCTGCGCGCCACCGGCCGGGTGCACCGCTTCGAGCCGACCGACCAGTGGCTCGTCCCGCACCACGCCGATGTGTCCGCGCTGCTGCGCGACCGTCGCCTGGGGCGCACGTATCTGCACCGCTTCACCCACGAGGAGTTCGGCCGCACGCCGCCGCCCGCCGCGCACGAGCCCTTCCACACCCTCAACGGGCAGGGGATCCTCGACCTGGAGGCCCCCGACCACACCCGGATCCGGCGCCTGGTCTCCAAGGCGTTCACCCCGCGTACGGTCGAGCAGCTGGTCCCGACCGTGCGGCGGCTGGCCGCCGAGCTGGTCGACTCCTTCGTCGAGGCGGGCGGCGGCGATCTGCTCACGGCGGTCGCCGAGCCGCTGCCGGTGGCCGTCATCGCCGAGATGCTCGGCATCCCGGAGTCCGACCGGGCCCCGCTGCGGCCCTGGTCCGCGGCGATCTGCGGAATGTTCGAGCTGAACCCGTCCGAGGAGACCGCCCGCGCCGCCGTCCGCGCCTCGCTCGACTTCTCCGCGTATCTGCGTGAGCTGATCGAGGAGCGGCGCAGGAACCCCGGTACGGATCTGATCTCCGCGCTCATCGCCGCCCATGACGAGGGGGAGCGACTGAGCGAGCAGGAGATGATCTCCACCTGTGTGCTGCTGCTGAACGCCGGCCACGAGGCGACCGTCAACACCACCGTGAACGGCTGGTGGACCCTGCTGCGCCACCCCGAGCAACTGGCCGCCCTGCGCGCCGACCACGGGCTGCTGCCGACGGCGATCGAGGAGCTGATGCGGTACGACACCCCGTTGCAGATGTTCGAGCGCTGGGTCCTGGACGACATCGAGATCGACGGCACCGTCATTCCGCGCGGTTCGGAGGTGGCCCTGCTCTTCGGCTCCGCCAACCGCGACCCGGCCCGCTTCACCGCCCCGGACACCCTGGACCTGGCCCGGCGGGACAACCCGCACATCACCTTCGGGGCGGGCATCCACTTCTGCCTGGGCGCCCCGCTGGCCCGGGTAGAACTGGCCGCGTCCTTCGGCGAGCTGCTGCGCCGCGCCCCGGACCTGCGGCTTGCGGCCGAACCGGAGTGGAACCCGGGCTATGTGATCAGGGGCCTGAAGGAACTCCGCGTGGAGCTGTGACGAGGCCGCGGGCCGGGACTTCGATGCGCCGGGCGTCCGGCTGCCCGGCGCTCAGCATCCTGGCCCACAGGCCAGGGGCGGGCCCTCCAGTACGTCGAAGGCCACCCCGAAACCGGTGAGGGCGGCGAGCACCGCCGCCGCCCCGAGCGCCCGCCGCCACTTCCACCCCGCGAGGGCCACGAGAACGAGCCCGGCCGTGATGCCGCCGAGCGCCATGACCGGCAGCCCGAGCCAGAGCACGTTCCACTCCGTCGCGCCCTCGAAGCCGCCGAAGATGCCATGCCTGCCGTACGGCGCCCAGGCGAGCGTCCCGGCGGCCCCGCCCGCGGCGACGACCAGGCATCCGGCGATCCCGCGGACGGCTTCGCTTCGGTTCTCCATGAACGGGGTGACGCAGGGGCACCGCGGTGAGGTTGCATCTCGTGTCGAGCCCGCATCTGGCCGGGAGTCCCTGCACCAGGCCGGGACTCCCTGCCCCCCACGTCACCGTCAGGTCAGGACATCGCGCCTGCGCAATGCCCCCACCCCGGCCCCGACCAGCACCGCCGCGACGGCGGTGAGCGCGAGCACCGGGCCCCATTCCATTCCCGTGCCACCAGGCAGCTTCGGCAGATGCGTGAACGGTGACACGTCCATCACCGCCTGCGGCATGTCGACGGCGGGCCCGAGCCACCCCAGCGCCAGGCAGATCCCGGCGACGCCCCAGGCCGCCACCGCCGCCTTCGGGAACGCCCCGTACAGCAGGACCGTCACCCCGCCCAGCAGCCAGATCGCCGGCAGCTGTGCCAGCGACGCACCCAGCACGGCCGGGAGGTCGTGGCCGTAGCCGGCGGCCAGGCCGAGGCCACCGGCCACCATGAGCAGGGCCGCGCCGCCGAACGCGATGACCAGATGGCCGGCCGCCCACCCGATCCGGCCCACTCCGCCCGCCAGCACCGGCTCGGCGCGTCCGGCGGTCTCCTCGCCGTGCAGCCGCAGCACCGACGCGACGATGTACAGCGCCGCGACCATCCCGAGCACGGAGACCATCGCGGCGAGGAACGCGTCGGTCAGACCGGACTGTCCGCCCATCCGCTCGAAGATCTCCCTGGTCTTCGCGTTGTCACCGACGAGATCGGCCGCCCCGCCGGTCAGTCCGCCGAAGGCGACACCGACCACGGCGAAGGAGAGCGTCCACCCGGTCAGCGCACCGCGCTGGAGCCGCAGCGCGAGACCGAACGCCGTGGAGATCCGCCCCTGCGCGGGCCCCGGTCTGGTGGCCAGGAAGCTCATGCCGACGTCGCGCCGCCCGGCCAGGCTGTACGCGAGGACGGCCTGGACCGCCACGGCCGCCGCGAGGACGAGCAGCACCCACCAGCGCTCGTCCGCGTACGCCCGTACGTTCTCCGCCCAGCCGATGGGGGAGAGCCAGGTCAGCACGGAAGAGCCGTCGTCCGTCGCCGAGTCGCCCGCCGCCTTCAGGACGAACGCGGCACCGATCACCGCCGCCGTGAGCCCCTTGGCGAGCCGGGCGCTCTCGGTGAACTGCGCGGTGATCGCGGCCGTGCAGGCGAACAGCACACCCGTCCCGGCGACTGCCAGGGCGAGCGCCAGTGCCCCGGCGCCGCCCGCGCCGGACCCGGCCAGGCCCGCCGCGATCACCAGCGCCAGTGCCGCGTTCGAGATCACCGCGGTGAGCAGCGCTGCGGTCAGCGGGGCGCGGCGTCCCACCATCGCGGAGGAGAGCATCTCCTGGCGGCCGGTCTCCTCTTCCTCCCGGGTGTGCCGGATGACGACGATCAGGCTCATCACGGCCGCCAGCACCGCTCCGAAGGCGGCCATCCGCCAGCTCACGAGCCCGCCGACCGAGTCGTCGAAGACCGGTCCGTACATCGCCCGGAGGGAGCTGTTGCCGTTCATCGACGCGGCGAGTTCGGCGCGCTGGGCGGTGGTGCCGTACAGCGAGGCGATGGAGCTGCCGACGGAGGAGAAGGAGCCGCCGAGAGCGAGCACCCAGATCGGCAGCATGACGCGGTCGCGCCGCAGTGCGAGCCGCAGCAGGGGCCACGTCCCGGCGAGCTGCCCGGTCGAGGCCCCGGTCGGGCGCCGGGTGCCGGCCGGGGCGGTCGTGGTCACGGCAGTCATCGCGCCGCCACCCCCGCGCCCTCGTCGCTGCCGGGCGCGTCCGTCGCGTCCGCCGTGTTCGTCGTGTCCGCCGCGTCCGTCGTGTAGTGGCGCAGGAACAGCTCCTCCAGCGTGGGCGGGGTACTGGTCAGCGTCCGTACGCCCGACGCGGTGAGCGACTTGAGCACGGCGTCCAGCTTGTCCGTGTCGACCTGGAGCGTGACCCGCAGGCCCTGGACGTCGAGGTCGTGGACGCCGGGCAGACGGTCGAGCCCGGCGGGCGCTCCGGCCAGCTCGGCGCTGATGTTCGTACGTGTCAGGTGGCGCATGTCCGCCAGCGAACCCGTCTCCACCGTCCGCCCCTGGCGGATGATGCTGACCCGGTCGCAGAGCGTTTCGACCTCGCTGAGGATGTGGCTGGAGAGCAGGACCGTCCGCCCGCGCGCACGCTCCTCGGCGACGCAGTCCTGGAAGACCTCCTCCATCAGCGGGTCGAGTCCGCTGGTGGGTTCGTCCAGGATCAGCAGATCCACATCGGAGGCGAAGGCGGCGACGAGAGCGACCTTCTGGCGGTTGCCCTTGGAGTACGTACGCCCCTTCTTGGTCGGGTCGAGCTCGAACCGGTCGACGAGGTCGGCGCGCCGGGCCCGGTCGAGGCCGCCGCGCAGGCTCCCGTACAGGTCGATCACCTCGCCGCCGGAGAGGTTGCGCCACAGCGTGACGTCACCCGGGACGTACGCCACCTTCCGGTGGAGCTCCACCGCGTCGCGCCACGGGTCGCGGCCGAGCAGCTGGGCGGCGCCGGAGTCGGCCCGCAGCAGACCCAGCAGCACCCGGATGGTGGTGGACTTCCCGGAGCCGTTGGGCCCGAGGAAGCCATGGACCTCGCCGGCCTCGACGGTGAGGTCGAGGCCGTCCAGCGCGTGTGTCCGACCGAACGACTTGTGCAGTCCGGCCACCGTGATTGCCTTCGTCATGTTTTGAACGTACGCTACTTTCATAAATTTGTGAAGTTAAGGAAGCGTATAAAGTTGACGTCATGGCGGGGGCCGGAAAAGCAGGGGAGACGATCGGGCGATGACCAGCGAAACCGAACAGAGCACGCGCTCCGGGCGTGACGCGGAGGCCGTGTCGCGGTTCGTGGAGCGGTTCGCGTCCGACATGACCGAAGCGGGGATGCAGCGGATGGCGTCCCGGGTCTTCGCCGCGCTCCTGGCGGACGACGACGGCTCCATGACCTCCGCCGAGCTCGCCATGGCGCTGCAGATCAGCCCGGCGGCCGTGTCCGGTGCGGTCAGCTACCTCACGCAGGTCAGCATGGTCGGCCGCGAGCGCGAGCCGGGCTCGCGCCGCGACCGCTACCGCGTGCACGACGAGGTCTGGTACACGACATTCGTCAGCCGAGACCGGGTGCTGACCCGCTGGGAGAGCACCCTCAAGGAAGGCGCCCGCACCCTGGGCGAGGACACCCCGGCCGGTGCCCGGCTCATCGAGACGGCGGCGTTCTTCGAGTTCCTTCAGAACGAGCTGGGCGGGTTGATGGACCGCTGGCGTGAGCACCGCAAGACGCTCGACCTCCCATCCGGCGATGGGCACGCGGACGCCTGACGGGCACGCGGGGCCCGGCCGCGTGGTCCGGCGTCCGGTCCGGCCCCCGTGCCCGGACGCTATCCCTCCGCCACCGGCAGCATCAGTCCCCAGGCCCCCGCCCGCACCGTCCAGGTCCGCGTCCGGACCGGGCCGCCGACCTGTATGTCCGCCCGGTAGCGGAAGTCCGCGCCCGAGACCGTGACGGCCTTCGCCTCCGTCGTCTCCGGGTCGGCCGCCGGCGGGCGGATCACCACCTCCGCCAGGCCCCCGTCGCCGCCCTGCGAGGTCACGGTCACCGATTCGACCGGGCGGTCCAGATCGTTCAGCAGGACACCGTCGGCCTCGACCCGCAGCCGGTGCGTGGGCGGCGGGGCGGCGGGCGTCGCCGGGGTGGGGCGCACCAGCGTGCGGACCAGGTTGCGGCAGGTGTCCCAGACCGCGGTGACCCCCGTGTGCGTGGCCGCCGCGCCCGACAGCGTGCTCAGGGCCGGGATGTGCAGCGCGCCCAGGACCACGCCGTCGCTGTCGTCGACCAGCAGGTCGAGCCTGCGCACGGCACCGTCCAGCGCGGTGCGCGCTGCCGCCACCGCGCCCATGGGCACGCCGAGCGAATGGGCGAGTTCCAGCGCGGCCGCACTGCCGACCGGGATCAGCGAGAGCACGCTCCCGGCCGGCTCCCGCTCCCGGTGCAGCTGGGCCACCGCCCGCCGCAGCGCGCGGTCGTCGCCGACCACCACCGGCCGCCGACTGCCCCGGCGGGACAGGGCACGGGCGAATTCCTCGGGCCCGTCGGGCAGGCAGATCTTGGCGTGCGAACCGGCGCTCAGCACGTCCTTCGCGATACGCACGGACTCGCCGTCGGTCCGGCGGGCGACCGGGTCGATGACCACCAGCAGCTGGTGCGCACCGTCGCCGGGGGGCTGGGCAGCCGACACCTCGGTCCTTCCTCGGGTAGCATCTTGGTGCAAGAGCCCCTTGCGCTATTGCGCCAGGGGCTTCGTCTATTCCGGGGCACCCGGTTCGACGGTTCAGGCCTTGTCGTACATCGTCGTACGGCATGTACGACGTTTACGTACGCCCCCTGACCTTGGACATGCCCCGCCCGGAAGGGGTGTACGCCTGTGCCCGCACTTGTGCTGCTCGGTGCTCAGTGGGGTGACGAGGGCAAGGGAAAGGCCACCGACCTCCTCGGTGGATCCGTGGACTATGTGGTGCGTTACCAAGGCGGCAACAACGCCGGCCATACGGTGGTCGTCGGTGACCAGAAGTACGCATTGCATCTCCTCCCCTCCGGAATCCTTTCGCCGGGATGTACCCCGGTCATCGGAAACGGTGTCGTCGTCGACCCGGCCGTCCTGCTCTCCGAGCTGAGTGGGCTGAACGACCGCGGCGTGGACACGTCCAAGCTGCTGATCAGCGGCAATGCCCATTTGATCACCCCGTACAACGTCACGGTCGACAAGGTGACGGAACGGTTCCTCGGGAAGCGCAAGATCGGCACGACCGGTCGAGGCATCGGCCCGACGTACGCCGACAAGATCAACCGCGTGGGCATCCGCGTCCAGGACCTCTACGACGAGTCGATCCTGGAGCAGAAGGTCGAGGCGGCCCTGGAGCAGAAGAACCAGCTCCTCGCCAAGGTCTTCAACCGGCGCGCGATCGAGTCCGGCAAGATCGTCGAGGAGATGCTCCAGTACGCGGAGCAGATCAAGCCGTACGTCGCCGACACGACGCTGATCCTGAACGACGCCATCGACGCGGGCAAGGTCGTCCTCTTCGAGGGCGGTCAGGGCACGCTGCTCGACGTCGACCACGGCACGTACCCCTTCGTCACCTCGTCGAACCCGACCGCGGGCGGCGCCTGCACCGGTGCCGGCGTGGGCCCGACGAAGATCAGCCGGGTCATCGGCATCCTCAAGGCGTACACCACTCGCGTCGGCGCGGGCCCGTTCCCCACGGAGCTGCTCGACGAGGACGGCGAGGCGCTGCGCCGGATCGGTGGCGAGCGCGGTGTCACCACCGGCCGCGACCGTCGCTGCGGCTGGTTCGACGCGGTCATCGCGCGGTACGCGACCCGGGTCAACGGTCTCACCGACTTCTTCCTCACCAAGCTGGACGTGCTGACCGGCTGGGAGCAGATCCCGGTGTGCGTGGCGTACGAGATCGACGGCAAGCGCGTCGAGGAGCTCCCGTACAGCCAGACCGACTTCCACCACGCGAAGCCGGTCTACGAGATGCTGCCGGGCTGGTCCGAGGACATCACCAAGGCCAAGACCTTCGGTGACCTGCCGAAGAACGCGCAGGCGTACGTGAAGGCGCTGGAGGAGATGTCCGGCGCCCCGATCTCCGCGATCGGTGTCGGCCCCGGCCGCACCGAGACCATCGAGATCAACTCCTTCCTCTAGGAGGCAGGACGGGGGAGGGCCGGGACGCACCGTTCCGGCCCTCCCCCGTTCCGTTCTCACTCCGCGGTGCTGAGCCACTCCACGGTCTCCCCGCCCCCCTCGTTCCGTTCGCGGCATGAGCGCCGGGCGGGGCGCGGGGGAGGCCGGAGGGTCCTGTCGGTGGGCGTTCGCCCGCGTTCGACTGCTGGTCCGGACCTTGACAGGTCCAGACCATTGGGGCTTGGGTGGCGGGACGTCCAGACGGCCCGCTGAGGTGTTCGGCGTGCCCTGCCGAAGGAGTGAGCAGCGCTGAAACGCATCAAGAGCCTTCTGATCGTGCTGAGTTCCGTCGTCGCGACGGCCGCCTTCCTCCCCACCGTCTCCGCCTCCGCCGCCGCGGATCCGGCCCCGAAGTGCGCGCCCGTGTGGAGTTCGTCGACCGCCTACACGCAGGGCGGTACGGTGTCGCACCACGGCCGCAACTGGACGGCCAAGTGGTGGACGCAGAACGAGAATCCGGGTGCCACGACCGTCTGGGCCGACCAGGGGGCCTGTACGGGCGGGGTCTCGGACTTCGTCATCGGCGAGGCGCAGTTCGACGAGATCTTCCCGGACCACAACCCCTTCTACACGTACCAGGGCCTGATCGACGCCCTGCACGCCTACCCGCGCTTCGCGAATACCGGCACGCCGACCACGCGGGCGCAGGAGGCCGCGGCGTTCCTGACCCACGCGGACTTCGAGTCGGTCGGGCTCCAGTACGTGAAGGAGATCAACGAGGCCAACTACTGGCGCAAGTGCGACTACAGCCGGCCGTACGGTTGCCCGGCGGGACAGAAGGCCTACTACGGCCGGGGTCCGATCATGTTCAGCTGGAACTTCAACTACAAGGCCGCGGGCGACGCGCTCGGCCTCGATCTCCTCGACAACCCCTGGCTGGTCGAGCAGGACCCGTCCATCGCCTGGCAGACGGCCCTCTGGTACTGGAACACCCAGATCGGCCCCGGCACGATGACCTCGCACGAGGCGATGGTCGGCGGTGCGGGATTCGGCGAGACGATCCGCTCGCTCAACGGCTCCCTGGAGTGCGACGGCGGGAACCCCGACTCGGTCGCCGCCCGGGTCGCCAAGTACGAACGGATCACCGGCATCGTCGGTACGGCGCCGGGCTCCCGGCTGGGCTGCTGACGGCCCGCCGCCGGTCCGGCCGGACCGGCGTTCCGCATGTTGGGCGGGGCTGGAGTTTTTCCTTCGGCTCCATCCGTGCTGCGCCGCATGGTCCGGATGAACTCCTTCCGGAATTCCTCCTGTTGGGGGCGGGGTCGGCGGTGCGAATGTGCCAGCGGCCCGCCTGTGAACGCCGCGCCGGGAAGGGCCCCCCGTTGGTCCAGACCTTGACAGGTGCAGACCAGCGGCGCTTGAGTGACTGTCATCCCCCCCATGGCGGCGCACCGGCCGGCTCGTTGCGCCGCACCGAAGGAGTGATCGCATGATCAGACGCATCATGGGCCTGCTGGCCGCGCTGGGCGCGGTCGTCGCAATGGTCGTCGTTCTCCCCGCCACCACCGCCGCGGCAGCCGACTGCGCGGCACCATGGAACTCCTCGTCCGTCTACACCGGCGGCGGATCGGCCTCCTACAACGGACACAACTGGACCGCCAAGTGGTGGACCCAGAACGAGACCCCCGGCAGCTCCGACGTCTGGGCGGACCAGGGCAGTTGTGGCGGTGGCGGTACGGACCCGGGCACCCCGTCCGGCTTCGTCGTCAGCGAGGCGCAGTTCAACCAGATGTTTCCGAACCGGAATCCGTTCTACACGTACAGCGGACTGACTGCGGCCCTGAGCGCCTACCCGGGCTTCGCGAACACCGGAAGCGACACCGTCAAGCGCCAGGAAGCGGCGGCGTTCCTCGCCAATGTCAGCCACGAGACGGGCGGTCTGGTGTACGTGGTCGAGCAGAACACGGCCAACTACCCGCACTACTGCGACAGCAGCCAGCCCTACGGCTGCCCGGCCGGCCAGTCCGCGTACTACGGCCGCGGGCCGATCCAGCTCAGCTGGAACTTCAACTACAAGGCCGCCGGTGACGCCCTCGGCATCGATCTGCTGGGCAATCCGTACCTGGTCGAGCAGAACGCCTCGGTCGCCTGGAAAACCGGCCTCTGGTACTGGAACACCCAGAACGGCCCCGGCACCATGACCGCCCACAACGCCATGGTGAACGGTGCAGGGTTCGGCGAGACGATCCGCTCCATCAACGGCTCCCTGGAGTGCAACGGCGGCAACCCCGCCCAGGTCCAGAGCCGTATCGACCGCTACCAGGCGTTCGTATCGATCCTCGGCACCACACCCGGTTCCAATCTGAGCTGCTGACCCGCATTCCGCGGATCCGCGGTTGTGGACCCCCACCCGACGGGGGCGTGTCCGGCCCGGCCGGACGCGCCCCCTCTCCGGTTCACCGGGCGGTGTCCGCTCCCGTGGCGTCCAGGGACCGGAAAGCGAGCCACAGGTCGTAACGGGCGCTGGGCGCCTGGAGCAGTGAGCGGCCGAGCGCCGATTCGAGCCGGGTGAGACGTTTGCGGACCCCCGGCACCGAAATGCCCAACGCCGCGGCTGTCGGGGTGAGTTGGGCCGCGCAGCGGAGCCAGGCGCGGAGGGTGTCCCGCGGGTCCGTGGCGCTCCTGGGAGTGTCGGGCTCGGTGAGCGGGCGCAGTTGCTGGGCCGCCCATTCCCGTACGGCCGGGGTGTGCAGGATGTCGTCCAGGCCGGGGGACTGCCGAGACTTCTTCTCGTCCCGGCCGGCCCTCGCGGTCCCGGTGGGGGTGGCGCGGATGCGCAGGGCCAGGTCGAGGGCGGCCTGGTCGCCGACCCGGTTCAGGTCGAGGCCGAGCAGTTCGCCGATCAGCCGGAGCCGGG contains the following coding sequences:
- a CDS encoding response regulator transcription factor is translated as MSTPTTPPIRVLIVDDQMMVREGFSVLLNAMPGIEVVGEAVDGRQAIAQVAALRPDVVLMDIRMPELNGIEATREIVAADADAKVLVLTTFDLDEYVYQALRAGASGFLLKDASARQLADGVRVVAAGEALLAPTVTKRLINEFSKLAESPRSPALARIGDLTERETEVLVLIAQGRSNAEIASHLVVAESTIKTHVSRILVKLGLRDRTQAAVFAYEARLVTPS
- a CDS encoding cytochrome P450, yielding MHPSPRSAADAPFDPWSPAFVADPYPAYAALRATGRVHRFEPTDQWLVPHHADVSALLRDRRLGRTYLHRFTHEEFGRTPPPAAHEPFHTLNGQGILDLEAPDHTRIRRLVSKAFTPRTVEQLVPTVRRLAAELVDSFVEAGGGDLLTAVAEPLPVAVIAEMLGIPESDRAPLRPWSAAICGMFELNPSEETARAAVRASLDFSAYLRELIEERRRNPGTDLISALIAAHDEGERLSEQEMISTCVLLLNAGHEATVNTTVNGWWTLLRHPEQLAALRADHGLLPTAIEELMRYDTPLQMFERWVLDDIEIDGTVIPRGSEVALLFGSANRDPARFTAPDTLDLARRDNPHITFGAGIHFCLGAPLARVELAASFGELLRRAPDLRLAAEPEWNPGYVIRGLKELRVEL
- a CDS encoding ABC transporter permease codes for the protein MTAVTTTAPAGTRRPTGASTGQLAGTWPLLRLALRRDRVMLPIWVLALGGSFSSVGSSIASLYGTTAQRAELAASMNGNSSLRAMYGPVFDDSVGGLVSWRMAAFGAVLAAVMSLIVVIRHTREEEETGRQEMLSSAMVGRRAPLTAALLTAVISNAALALVIAAGLAGSGAGGAGALALALAVAGTGVLFACTAAITAQFTESARLAKGLTAAVIGAAFVLKAAGDSATDDGSSVLTWLSPIGWAENVRAYADERWWVLLVLAAAVAVQAVLAYSLAGRRDVGMSFLATRPGPAQGRISTAFGLALRLQRGALTGWTLSFAVVGVAFGGLTGGAADLVGDNAKTREIFERMGGQSGLTDAFLAAMVSVLGMVAALYIVASVLRLHGEETAGRAEPVLAGGVGRIGWAAGHLVIAFGGAALLMVAGGLGLAAGYGHDLPAVLGASLAQLPAIWLLGGVTVLLYGAFPKAAVAAWGVAGICLALGWLGPAVDMPQAVMDVSPFTHLPKLPGGTGMEWGPVLALTAVAAVLVGAGVGALRRRDVLT
- a CDS encoding ABC transporter ATP-binding protein → MTKAITVAGLHKSFGRTHALDGLDLTVEAGEVHGFLGPNGSGKSTTIRVLLGLLRADSGAAQLLGRDPWRDAVELHRKVAYVPGDVTLWRNLSGGEVIDLYGSLRGGLDRARRADLVDRFELDPTKKGRTYSKGNRQKVALVAAFASDVDLLILDEPTSGLDPLMEEVFQDCVAEERARGRTVLLSSHILSEVETLCDRVSIIRQGRTVETGSLADMRHLTRTNISAELAGAPAGLDRLPGVHDLDVQGLRVTLQVDTDKLDAVLKSLTASGVRTLTSTPPTLEELFLRHYTTDAADTTNTADATDAPGSDEGAGVAAR
- a CDS encoding GbsR/MarR family transcriptional regulator — translated: MTSETEQSTRSGRDAEAVSRFVERFASDMTEAGMQRMASRVFAALLADDDGSMTSAELAMALQISPAAVSGAVSYLTQVSMVGREREPGSRRDRYRVHDEVWYTTFVSRDRVLTRWESTLKEGARTLGEDTPAGARLIETAAFFEFLQNELGGLMDRWREHRKTLDLPSGDGHADA
- a CDS encoding diacylglycerol kinase; translation: MSAAQPPGDGAHQLLVVIDPVARRTDGESVRIAKDVLSAGSHAKICLPDGPEEFARALSRRGSRRPVVVGDDRALRRAVAQLHREREPAGSVLSLIPVGSAAALELAHSLGVPMGAVAAARTALDGAVRRLDLLVDDSDGVVLGALHIPALSTLSGAAATHTGVTAVWDTCRNLVRTLVRPTPATPAAPPPTHRLRVEADGVLLNDLDRPVESVTVTSQGGDGGLAEVVIRPPAADPETTEAKAVTVSGADFRYRADIQVGGPVRTRTWTVRAGAWGLMLPVAEG
- a CDS encoding adenylosuccinate synthase codes for the protein MPALVLLGAQWGDEGKGKATDLLGGSVDYVVRYQGGNNAGHTVVVGDQKYALHLLPSGILSPGCTPVIGNGVVVDPAVLLSELSGLNDRGVDTSKLLISGNAHLITPYNVTVDKVTERFLGKRKIGTTGRGIGPTYADKINRVGIRVQDLYDESILEQKVEAALEQKNQLLAKVFNRRAIESGKIVEEMLQYAEQIKPYVADTTLILNDAIDAGKVVLFEGGQGTLLDVDHGTYPFVTSSNPTAGGACTGAGVGPTKISRVIGILKAYTTRVGAGPFPTELLDEDGEALRRIGGERGVTTGRDRRCGWFDAVIARYATRVNGLTDFFLTKLDVLTGWEQIPVCVAYEIDGKRVEELPYSQTDFHHAKPVYEMLPGWSEDITKAKTFGDLPKNAQAYVKALEEMSGAPISAIGVGPGRTETIEINSFL
- a CDS encoding glycoside hydrolase family 19 protein, producing MLSSVVATAAFLPTVSASAAADPAPKCAPVWSSSTAYTQGGTVSHHGRNWTAKWWTQNENPGATTVWADQGACTGGVSDFVIGEAQFDEIFPDHNPFYTYQGLIDALHAYPRFANTGTPTTRAQEAAAFLTHADFESVGLQYVKEINEANYWRKCDYSRPYGCPAGQKAYYGRGPIMFSWNFNYKAAGDALGLDLLDNPWLVEQDPSIAWQTALWYWNTQIGPGTMTSHEAMVGGAGFGETIRSLNGSLECDGGNPDSVAARVAKYERITGIVGTAPGSRLGC
- a CDS encoding glycoside hydrolase family 19 protein, which produces MIRRIMGLLAALGAVVAMVVVLPATTAAAADCAAPWNSSSVYTGGGSASYNGHNWTAKWWTQNETPGSSDVWADQGSCGGGGTDPGTPSGFVVSEAQFNQMFPNRNPFYTYSGLTAALSAYPGFANTGSDTVKRQEAAAFLANVSHETGGLVYVVEQNTANYPHYCDSSQPYGCPAGQSAYYGRGPIQLSWNFNYKAAGDALGIDLLGNPYLVEQNASVAWKTGLWYWNTQNGPGTMTAHNAMVNGAGFGETIRSINGSLECNGGNPAQVQSRIDRYQAFVSILGTTPGSNLSC